A window of the Oncorhynchus keta strain PuntledgeMale-10-30-2019 chromosome 21, Oket_V2, whole genome shotgun sequence genome harbors these coding sequences:
- the LOC118400555 gene encoding transmembrane protein adipocyte-associated 1 homolog isoform X2, whose protein sequence is MFDTVTAGVMIAQYNGSVLPTSVENTSATPTWGPEPHRCLQVLYEDIGELRVRFWDLMLLIPNVIFFMFLMWKLPSARAKITLASSPIFITFYILVFVVAAVGITRAIVSMTVSASSSATIIDKVLWEISRFFLLTMELSVIILGLAFGHLESQSSIKRVLAITAVLALGYSITQGTLEIVYPDQHLSAEDFNIYGHGGRQFWLASSCCFFLVYSLVFILPKTPVRERISLPSVWMSPPSSTSLCLPHSSMSSSSKASSAQSPRSSSPTSARWMSLTTRRMSTCPPPQDWATRSSWNGAPSTPAPR, encoded by the exons ATGTTTGACACCGTGACTGCGGGGGTGATGATTGCGCAATACAATGGCAGTGTATTGCCTACCTCAGTGGAGAACACATCAGCAACACCAACCTGGGGACCAGAGCCTCACAGATGTTTGCAGGTCCTATACGAGGACATTGGCGAGTTAAG agtgcGGTTTTGGGACCTCATGCTGCTCATTCCCAATGTAATCTTCTTCATGTTCTTGATGTGGAAACTGCCCTCAGCCAGGGCTAAAATCACACTCGCCTCCAGCCCCATCTTCATTACCTTCTACATTCTG GTTTTTGTGGTGGCAGCGGTGGGAATCACCCGTGCTATCGTGTCCATGACCGTCAGTGCATCAAGTTCTGCCACCATCATTGACAAG GTGCTGTGGGAGATCAGCCGTTTCTTTCTGCTCACCATGGAGCTCAGTGTTATTATCCTGGGACTGGCTTTTG GCCACCTTGAGAGTCAGTCCAGTATAAAGCGTGTGCTGGCTATCACTGCTGTACTGGCACTGGGCTACTCAATCACACAG GGCACACTGGAGATCGTGTACCCCGACCAGCACCTGTCTGCCGAGGACTTCAACATCTACGGCCACGGAGGACGCCAGTTTTGGTTGGCCAGCTCTTGCTGCTTCTTCCTG GTCTACTCTTTGGTTTTCATCCTTCCCAAAACCCCGGTGAGGGAGAGAATATCTCTGCCAT CTGTGTGGATGTCACCACCTTCATCTACTTCTCTGTGTTTGCCCCACTCATCTATGTCATCTTCCTCAAAGGCTTCTTCGG ctCAGAGCCCAAGGTCCTCTTCTCCTACAAGTGCCAGGTGGATGAGCCTGACGACCAGACGGATGTCCACCTGCCCCCCGCCTCAGGACTGGGCCACAAGGAGCAGCTGGAACGGGGCTCCTTCTACCCCGGCACCCAGATAG
- the LOC118400555 gene encoding transmembrane protein adipocyte-associated 1 homolog isoform X1 has protein sequence MFDTVTAGVMIAQYNGSVLPTSVENTSATPTWGPEPHRCLQVLYEDIGELRVRFWDLMLLIPNVIFFMFLMWKLPSARAKITLASSPIFITFYILVFVVAAVGITRAIVSMTVSASSSATIIDKVLWEISRFFLLTMELSVIILGLAFGHLESQSSIKRVLAITAVLALGYSITQGTLEIVYPDQHLSAEDFNIYGHGGRQFWLASSCCFFLVYSLVFILPKTPVRERISLPSKKSFYVYAAILSLLNLVQGLGSALLCAGIIEGLCCVDVTTFIYFSVFAPLIYVIFLKGFFGSEPKVLFSYKCQVDEPDDQTDVHLPPASGLGHKEQLERGSFYPGTQIDGLTAATMGTGIAAYLDNVASGPFGPGSINGDRWRAINA, from the exons ATGTTTGACACCGTGACTGCGGGGGTGATGATTGCGCAATACAATGGCAGTGTATTGCCTACCTCAGTGGAGAACACATCAGCAACACCAACCTGGGGACCAGAGCCTCACAGATGTTTGCAGGTCCTATACGAGGACATTGGCGAGTTAAG agtgcGGTTTTGGGACCTCATGCTGCTCATTCCCAATGTAATCTTCTTCATGTTCTTGATGTGGAAACTGCCCTCAGCCAGGGCTAAAATCACACTCGCCTCCAGCCCCATCTTCATTACCTTCTACATTCTG GTTTTTGTGGTGGCAGCGGTGGGAATCACCCGTGCTATCGTGTCCATGACCGTCAGTGCATCAAGTTCTGCCACCATCATTGACAAG GTGCTGTGGGAGATCAGCCGTTTCTTTCTGCTCACCATGGAGCTCAGTGTTATTATCCTGGGACTGGCTTTTG GCCACCTTGAGAGTCAGTCCAGTATAAAGCGTGTGCTGGCTATCACTGCTGTACTGGCACTGGGCTACTCAATCACACAG GGCACACTGGAGATCGTGTACCCCGACCAGCACCTGTCTGCCGAGGACTTCAACATCTACGGCCACGGAGGACGCCAGTTTTGGTTGGCCAGCTCTTGCTGCTTCTTCCTG GTCTACTCTTTGGTTTTCATCCTTCCCAAAACCCCGGTGAGGGAGAGAATATCTCTGCCAT CTAAGAAGAGTTTTTATGTGTACGCTGCCATTCTGTCCCTGCTCAATCTGGTCCAGGGGCTGGGCAGTGCCCTTCTGTGTGCCGGCATCATAGAAGGGCTCTG CTGTGTGGATGTCACCACCTTCATCTACTTCTCTGTGTTTGCCCCACTCATCTATGTCATCTTCCTCAAAGGCTTCTTCGG ctCAGAGCCCAAGGTCCTCTTCTCCTACAAGTGCCAGGTGGATGAGCCTGACGACCAGACGGATGTCCACCTGCCCCCCGCCTCAGGACTGGGCCACAAGGAGCAGCTGGAACGGGGCTCCTTCTACCCCGGCACCCAGATAGATGGCCTGACTGCTGCAACCATGGGCACCGGCATAGCTGCTTACCTGGACAATGTGGCCTCTGGTCCTTTCGGGCCGGGCAGCATAAACGGCGACCGCTGGAGAGCCATCAAcgcctga